One window of Triticum dicoccoides isolate Atlit2015 ecotype Zavitan chromosome 5A, WEW_v2.0, whole genome shotgun sequence genomic DNA carries:
- the LOC119301996 gene encoding uncharacterized protein LOC119301996, producing the protein MMNRQFANMIVHNYPKGVYSLRRINLMEYLFYPSTEAAEKAEVNKKGWLSTMLKGSPKQSLPKTNINFSSLPNMADLTTRHFFSLLRGQGEGSVMFVSPNVHTMMYDTSTDFVFGMPQANFCKQSDSIALSITRRSYGQDNHKLYVIGKGEDNALFEVLNYTRTTDLNNSSWYWRPLPCPPLFRPCLPGSNSKVCPPSAAAVLDAATICVSSVDAGACAFFDTATREWRQAGSWVLPIHGAAEYVPEFDLWFGLDDVIGNPNHCLRAFDFDSSRRPVVRHSWNYLSVLPDEWLPRQRHLLNMGSGKFCIATSFRNLLRHTSCRPLHGAVNELTVLTGVEVVRNVNGFQIIKHKSECYSLEDNRIHCVL; encoded by the coding sequence ATGATGAATCGTCAGTTTGCGAATATGATAGTACACAATTACCCCAAGGGAGTTTATTCCCTGCGCCGGATCAACCTCATGGAGTATCTCTTCTACCCTTCAACAGAAGCTGCCGAAAAGgcagaagtgaataagaagggatgGTTATCCACCATGTTGAAAGGGAGCCCCAAGCAGAGTCTGCCCAAGACGAACATCAACTTCTCATCACTGCCTAACATGGCCGACTTAACTACCAGGCATTTCTTCTCCCTGCTGAGAGGGCAGGGGGAGGGctctgtcatgtttgtcagccctaACGTCCACACGATGATGTACGACACTAGCACGGACTTCGTCTTTGGCATGCCACAAGCCAACTTCTGTAAGCAGAGTGACTCAATCGCCCTGTCCATCACTCGGCGGAGCTATGGCCAGGACAACCACAAGCTCTATGTCATAGGAAAAGGAGAGGACAATGCCTTGTTCGAGGTCTTGAACTATACCAGGACAACTGATCTGAACAACTCGTCTTGGTACTGGCGACCTCTACCCTGCCCGCCACTGTTTCGGCCGTGCCTGCCTGGCAGCAACAGCAAAGTTTGTCCTCCCTCTGCAGCCGCTGTGTTGGATGCCGCCACAATATGTGTCTCATCTGTGGATGCTGGAGCCTGCGCCTTCTTTGACACGGCAACGCGCGAGTGGAGGCAGGCTGGCAGCTGGGTGCTGCCCATCCACGGTGCGGCGGAGTATGTCCCTGAGTTTGACCTCTGGTTTGGCCTCGACGATGTCATTGGCAACCCCAACCATTGCCTGCGTGCTTTTGACTTCGATTCCTCCAGGCGACCGGTGGTGCGGCACTCCTGGAACTATCTCAGCGTCCTGCCCGATGAGTGGTTGCCGCGGCAGAGGCACCTGCTAAACATGGGCTCAGGCAAGTTCTGCATCGCCACCAGCTTTCGAAATCTCTTGAGGCACACCTCGTGCAGACCACTTCATGGTGCAGTCAATGAGCTTACTGTCTTGACCGGCGTGGAGGTGGTGCGCAATGTCAATGGTTTCCAGATCATCAAGCACAAGTCTGAATGTTACAGCTTGGAGGACAATAGAATCCACTGTGTGCTCTGA